The Nitrospira sp. genome includes the window AGAAGGGCCAAACAGCATCACGGGGGAATAGCAACGAGGGATAGGTGCACAACTCGCCATAGATTATGGATAAGTATAAAGAAAGTCATGCGAATAGCCTAGAGGTAGACGCGTCGTCTCAAAATAAAAATAGGACCTACTGAAGTAGAGCCGTCCGACTCCAGCTATTGTTTCCTTTTTGCGAAAAACGCAGCGGCTTGGGCCCGCCGCGTGACGCGCAGCTTCTGAAAGACATTGGCTAAGTAATTTTTGACCGTCTTATCGCTAAGGTTCAGGGCGGTGGCGATTTCCTTGTTGGTTTGACCTTCTGCCACGAGGGCCAGGACCCGCTCTTCTTGGGGAGACAACGGCTCGGTTCCCGGTGGGGCGGAGCCCTTGCTGAGGCCTCGCAGCCATGTGAGGGCCCGTTCTGTGACACTGGGATCGAGGATCGAATGCCCTTCTGCCACGGCATGCACCGCGCGGAGCAGCGCGGAGGAGTCGATTTCTTTCAGCACATATCCGTGCGCGCCAGCCAATACCGCCGCGAGGACTGAATCATCATCGGCGTATGAGGTGAGGAAAATGACGCGAATGTGGGGGTGGGCCGCGAGAATCTCCCGGCAGGCATCCACGCCGGATCCGTCCGGGAGCCGCACGTCCATCAAAATTACCTCGGGCTTCAGCCGTGCCGCATCCCGAACCGCATCGGCGACGGTCGAGGATTCCCCGACGACGGTAATGCGGTTCTGGTGGGCGAGGACGGTCTTTAGTCCCACCCGAACGACTTCGTGGTCATCGACGAGCAACAGCCGAATCGGTTTGGTTTTTAACGTTGTCATGGCAGGTCTCCTGCGGAAGGTCGATGGTGACTCGAGTGCCGCGGTCCGGGGCGGATTGGATGGTGAAATGCCCGCCCATTTTCTTGGCTCGCGCGCGCATGTTGGATAATCCATGTCCCAGGCTGTGCGCATCAGCAGGCTCAAAACCCTCTCCATTGTCGCGGATCGTGAGACGAATCGAACGAGCCAAGGGTTTGAGCGAAACCGTCGCCTTGGTCGCATGCCCGTGGCGGAGGCCGTTGCTGATCGCTTCACGGATGATATTCATCATATGCAACGCCTGTTCGGTCGAGAGGCGGCACACCGTGGTCTCATCGATGGCGAGGTGACAGCGCATCGGGTGGTTGGCGACGAGCATCTGGATCATGGCGCACAGGGCGATCGAAAACTTCCCGCTTTGAAGGACATCGGAGTCCAGCCCGGCAATGAAGTTTCGGACCTCGCCCATGACGGTATTCAGTTGGCCGACAGCTTGGTCAAGAGCCTGGGTGATGGCTTTGGCAGTTTTCTTGCGCTGCTGCTGAAGAGACTTACACGCTTCCAGTCCCAGTCCAATCGCGTAGAGCGACTGTAAGATACCGTCATGAAGATCTTGGCTGATTCGCTCTCGTTCCTCAAGAGCTGTCCGCAAATCGTCTTCGCGTTGACGAAGCGTTTCTTCAACGCGTTTGCGTTCGGTGATGTCGATCACCGCCCCGGTGGCATACAGCGGTTGCCCCGCCTCGTCACGCACGAAACGGCCCCGATCATAGACCCAGCGAATAGCTCCGTCGCTTCGGATCAGCCGGTGCTCAACTTCATACAGGCCGCTGATGGATGCGCTTTGCCAGGCCGTCTCCATGGCGGGCCGATCATCTGGGTGGAGGAACGTGAACCACTCGTCCATCGGTTGCACGGTGGTTTCGGCGGGAAGTCCGAGCAGCCGATTCAATCCCGTATCGCGCGTATCCAATCCGGTATGGAGATCCACCCGCCAGGTTCCGGCGCCGCTGGCCTCAAGGGCGCGCTGTAACCGGTCCTCGCTCTCGCGCAACGCCTGCTCTGCCTTCTTGCGCTCTCCGATGTCCCGCATAATCGCGCAGTGATATTCTCGGCCCGTGTACCGGAGGTAGCTGACGGTGATCTCCATGTCCAGGACGCGACCGGTTTTCGACCACTGTTTCGACTCGAGCGCCACGGATCCTTTCTGCTTCAACTCCTCCCAGTGGGCCGGCCAGAGTTCCGGCGGAAAATGCGGGTCAATATCGTGCATCGTCATGGCCATCAGTTCCTCACGAGAATACTCCAACATTCGGCAGGCTGCGTCGTTGACGTGAAGGATTCTGGCATCGGGACCAATCCAGAAAAATCCCTCGACGGCATGATCGACGGAGAACTGGGTGAGCTTCAACGCTTCTTGGATGCGGCGGATTTCGGTCAAGTCTTCGTTCAGGATCACAGCGCCTAACACCGTTCCTGACTCGTCTCTGACCGGGACGGTCGTATTGCGAATCGTCTTTGTCCCGCCATCGAGACCTTCCAGATCCAAGGTCTCATTGAGCGAGGACTTCCCCGTGGTCAGTGCGTGGCCCAAGGCCCAGCGATGCGGTTCGTTGACCGGTTCAAGCGTCTCCCACCAGCCGGATGGATTGTCCTGGGTCTGCAACCCGACGTGCTTGATGTTCGACCAGATCTGCTTGGCCGCCGGATTGGCGAGGAGGGTTTTGCCGGTTCGATCGGTAAACCAGACGCCGATCGGCAACGAATCGAGCACAGTCCGCAGCTGGCGTTCGCTGTGCCGCAGCATCGCCACTGCCCGCTTGCGTTGAATCATGAGCGCGACGTGGCTGGCGATCGTCTGCGCGATCTGAATCTCTTCCGCCGTAAACTGATGCGGGGTATCGTAATAGAGCATGAATTTCCCCACTAGTCCCTCAGCGGAGACCAGGGGAATGAACCCCAGCGCCGCAATCCCTTCCCCAACGAAAATCTTGCGGTACGGAGCGACAGACGGGTCAGCAACCACATCTTCGACCAGCATCGGTTGAGGATTGACGGTCTCGCGCGACCATGGCGAATGGCCTTCCACGGCCATCTTATACTCTTCCGAGAGACCCCGTGACGCCTTGAACCGCATGACGCCGTCCTCGTCGAAGAGGAGAATGGAGGCCCGATCCACCTTAAGCGCCCGCTGTACTCCATCGATTCCCTGTTCGTAGAGTTCCTCCAGTGAAGAGGCGCGGGACAGGGCGACGGTCATGCGGAAAATCGCCTGCAGCGCCTCGTATTGTCGTGCTTGCGCGATTTCGGCCTGCTTGCGTTCCGTGATGTCGTGGGCCACATAGATGAGACAGGGCGTAGCCTTCACCTGTATTCGGTCGACGGACACCATGATCGTGCGAAGCTCGCCGGACTTGGTCCGAAGGAGCCCTTCTTCGTTGTGTAGGGATCGCTGTTGAAGAATTTCCTGGATCACGTGGGCCCGTTCGAGCGGCTCGGCCCATAACTGCAATTCGGCCGTGGTATGACCGATCAGCTCCTCTCGCGAATACCCGGTCAATTGGACCAACTGGTCGTTCACATCAAGAAACCGTCCCTCCGCCAGCGTGCTGATCGCAACGGCAGAGGGGGTCCAGTGGAAGATCTGCTCGAAGTGTTTCTGCGATTCGGCTAGTTCCGTGAGCAGCTGTTTCTGCTTGTCCTCGGCCCGCTTGCGCTCGGTAAGATCCATCACCGAGGCGAGCGTCATCGGTCCGTTGCCGGTCTCGATCCGATTCAATTCGATTTCGACCGGGAACTCGCCACCGTCTTGACGCATTCCATAGAGATCGCGCCCTCTGATCGGCATCATCGTCTCGGGGGTCTTCTGGTAGGCGGCCCGCAAGCTCGGATGATGCATGCGGAAGCGAGGAGGAATCAGGACTTCGATAGGCCGGCCAATGAGTGCTTCTCGTCGATAGCCGAAGAGCCGCTCGATTTGTCGATTGAGCAGGACGATCCGGCCCTCACCATCGACCATCACCAACCCATTCGCAGACGACTCCACGACCGTTCGAAGCCGCTCCTCGCTGGCTCGCAGGGCGGCGTCAGTCCGTTTGCGCTCAGTGATATTCCGAACGAACGCGCAGTGATACTCGTTCTCTCCGTAGGACAAATGGCTGATATGCACCTCGACAGGGACGATCCGGCCGTCTTTGGCCCGATGCCTCGTCTCAACAGTTGCCGTTCCGCGTTGCTTCGTCTCCGCCCAAAAGGCCGGCCACCTGTCCGCCTGGAAATCGGGATTCAAGTCGTAGACCGTCATCGCGCACAGCTCGTCTTTCGAATATCCCAACATCTCGCTGGCGGCCTCGTTCACATCCACAATTGTGGCTTGCGGATCAATCCAATAAATCGCATCCACCGCGTGATCGATGGTGAATTGTGTGAGCCGTAACTTATGCTCCGCCTGCCTGCGTTCAGTGATGTCGGAGAAGAACCCTTGAATGGCCGGCTTGCCGTTCCAGGTGATCCGCACGGCTTCGACTTGCACGTGGATGGGGCTGCCGTCCATTTTGAGATACACCCGCTCCGCCCGATGCACGGTGGTCTCGCCGGCCAAGACGCGGCGGAGGTTCTGTGTGACGTCCTCATGGTAGCCGGGATGAATGAACTCGAAGGGGTCGCGCGCAAGAATGTCGTTCGATTCCGTGGCGCCGAGAATGGTCATGGCCATGGAGTTGACGTAGACGGCTCGTCCTTCACTAAACACAAAGACGCCGGAGGGGGAGAGTTCGACCAAGGTCCGGTAACGTTCTTCGCTTTCCCGCAGCGCTTCCTCTGCCCGCTTGCGGTCGGTGATATCGCGGATGAAGGCACTGAACATTGGTCGTCCGCCGAATTGGGTTGCAGCGATGGCGAATTCGACAGGAAACTCTCGCCCGCTTCGATGGAGGGCGAAGAATTCAAAGCGGCGATGTATAGTTGAGCCATCGCCGCTCTGCAGCATGCGGTCCATACCCTGGGTATGGGCTTGGCGGTATCGAGCGGGGATAATGGTTTGTTCTAATGGTAGCCCCAGTACCTCTTTAGCGGAATAGCCGAACATGACCTCCGCTTGGGGGTTCCAGCCGATGATCTGGCCGCTCTCGTTGATGGACACGACGGCATCCAATGCCGTTTCAAGAATAGAACGGGTCCGCGCCTCGCTTTCCCGAAGAGCCATGTCAGCCTGCTTGCGGGCAGTAATATCCTGACAGGAGCCAGACATGCGGATGGGGCGGCCCTGCTCGTCCCACTGGGCCTGGCCACGGCCACGGACCCAGAGATAGGTGTCGCAGTTTGTCCGCAGGCGATATTCGATATCGTAGGGAGCGTGGCAGCCTTCAATGTGTGCGGCAAGAGCGGCCATGACCGGCGCTACGTCGTCGGGATGCAATCGGTCTGTCCACTCTCCTACTGTCGTAAAGAGCTCTGATTCGGAGAGCTGTAACCACTGTCGGATGCGGGGCGACCACCACAAGGGGACTGCGGGATCGGTCCAGTGATGGTCGGGACCTACTCGGGCATCCCAGAGGGCATCGGTCGAGCCCTCCATCGCCAAGCGTAGCTGTTCTTCGCTCGTCCAGAGGGCCGCTTCGGCCTGTTTCCGCTCTGTAATGTCGATCGCGATTCCACCGATGAATCCCGGACTCGTTTGCTCGCCTGGGATTTTGTATTTCTTGACCAGCCAGTGACGAGTCTCGTTTTCGTGGAGCGTAGTTTCGACGGTTTCCAGGGGGTGCTCCTGCATTCTGAGCGTCTGGTCGTGTTGGCTGAACACCGCGGCGATGTCGGGAGGAAACAGCTCCTCATTGGTCTTGAGGTACCAGTCGTTGCGCTTCAAGCCCAGGACTTGCTCAAAGCCCTGGTTTGCAAACACGTGGCGTCCGGCGTCATCTTTGATAAACGCTGCGCCAGGCAGATGAGTCATGAATGCCGCAAAGCGCGTTTCGCTCGCGCACAGGGCTTGTTCCATCAATTTGCGATCGGTCACATCCGATTCCGAGCCAGTCATACGAATCGGGGTGCCGTTGTCGGCCCAGAGAGCGGCACCTCGATCCAAGATCCACATATAGGACCCGTCTTTGCGCTGGACCCGGTACTCTTCGCAAAAGGCTGAGGTCTGTTTGGCTAGATAGTGGTCGATGCTCTGGAGCACGCGGTCCAGATCGTCGGGATGGATATGGCTGCGCCACTCGTCGATGTGGTTCCTGACTTCAGAGTCTGCGAAACCGCGCATGGCTTTCCATCGCGCGGAAAAGAAGATCTCCCCAGCCTGGATATTCCAATCCCAGATGCCGTCGTTGCTGCCTTGTACCGCCAAGTGCCAACGTTCTTCACTCGCCCGGAGGGCTTCTTCCACTTGCTTCCGCTCGGTGATGTCGAGGGCGGTGCCAGCCATCGCGGTCGGATGCGCCGTGATGTCACGCTGGACGTCTGCGCGCATGTGAATGACGCGAATGTCCCCGTTCGGCCGGACGATTCGGCATTCCAGATCGAGCGGGCATTTCCCGAGCAAGGCGTCGTTGACTGCCGCCAGCACGCGATCGTGATCGTCAGGAAGCAGCGCGGCCAAGAACGTGTCATACGTGACGGCGATGGCCCCCGGCTCGTGGCCGAAGATGCGGAATTGCTCTTCCGACCACACGGTGTCTCCCGACTCGATGTCCCATTCCCAGCTTCCCAAATGGGCCAGCGCCTGGGCCTCCATGAGATGATGTTGTTGACGTTGTAAGGCCTCGGCAGTCTCTTTCTGTGCTGAGACATCTCGGCCGATT containing:
- a CDS encoding response regulator transcription factor, with the protein product MTTLKTKPIRLLLVDDHEVVRVGLKTVLAHQNRITVVGESSTVADAVRDAARLKPEVILMDVRLPDGSGVDACREILAAHPHIRVIFLTSYADDDSVLAAVLAGAHGYVLKEIDSSALLRAVHAVAEGHSILDPSVTERALTWLRGLSKGSAPPGTEPLSPQEERVLALVAEGQTNKEIATALNLSDKTVKNYLANVFQKLRVTRRAQAAAFFAKRKQ
- a CDS encoding PAS domain S-box protein, with the protein product MSGTGQLPELESLRTQLADVARELAERDRTLYEQTTNRDRQLQDLQEQSVWLRTIVEGTAADIGERFFASLVNQLTSTLQVQYAVIGIVTEAAPHTIHTIAVSSGGTLVRNFEYALSQTPCEAALKESFARFDSQVQDTFPKFELPGGVRIDSYCGVPIRIKSGAVIGILAIMDTKPLRKSEWIQSVLTLFAARAGAELQRQQAEAAQRAAESRLRFTQVAVDQSFDGVLWADDSTRFIYANDAVCRSLGYSREELLGLTIADIAPCHDPEHFQQRLDEITQGGAATYESVHRRKDGSEFPIEISVTYLEYEGTGYTCGFIRDITERQRVEQERLKALTDLRNITETVPDFMFTLDTQGNMVKWNHRVEEVTGYSPEELHGKSALAFVPPHEQEQTARAIQRAFTDGKAELEGHLITKDQRTIPYHWTGAVLKDLHGRIIGITGIGRDVSAQKETAEALQRQQHHLMEAQALAHLGSWEWDIESGDTVWSEEQFRIFGHEPGAIAVTYDTFLAALLPDDHDRVLAAVNDALLGKCPLDLECRIVRPNGDIRVIHMRADVQRDITAHPTAMAGTALDITERKQVEEALRASEERWHLAVQGSNDGIWDWNIQAGEIFFSARWKAMRGFADSEVRNHIDEWRSHIHPDDLDRVLQSIDHYLAKQTSAFCEEYRVQRKDGSYMWILDRGAALWADNGTPIRMTGSESDVTDRKLMEQALCASETRFAAFMTHLPGAAFIKDDAGRHVFANQGFEQVLGLKRNDWYLKTNEELFPPDIAAVFSQHDQTLRMQEHPLETVETTLHENETRHWLVKKYKIPGEQTSPGFIGGIAIDITERKQAEAALWTSEEQLRLAMEGSTDALWDARVGPDHHWTDPAVPLWWSPRIRQWLQLSESELFTTVGEWTDRLHPDDVAPVMAALAAHIEGCHAPYDIEYRLRTNCDTYLWVRGRGQAQWDEQGRPIRMSGSCQDITARKQADMALRESEARTRSILETALDAVVSINESGQIIGWNPQAEVMFGYSAKEVLGLPLEQTIIPARYRQAHTQGMDRMLQSGDGSTIHRRFEFFALHRSGREFPVEFAIAATQFGGRPMFSAFIRDITDRKRAEEALRESEERYRTLVELSPSGVFVFSEGRAVYVNSMAMTILGATESNDILARDPFEFIHPGYHEDVTQNLRRVLAGETTVHRAERVYLKMDGSPIHVQVEAVRITWNGKPAIQGFFSDITERRQAEHKLRLTQFTIDHAVDAIYWIDPQATIVDVNEAASEMLGYSKDELCAMTVYDLNPDFQADRWPAFWAETKQRGTATVETRHRAKDGRIVPVEVHISHLSYGENEYHCAFVRNITERKRTDAALRASEERLRTVVESSANGLVMVDGEGRIVLLNRQIERLFGYRREALIGRPIEVLIPPRFRMHHPSLRAAYQKTPETMMPIRGRDLYGMRQDGGEFPVEIELNRIETGNGPMTLASVMDLTERKRAEDKQKQLLTELAESQKHFEQIFHWTPSAVAISTLAEGRFLDVNDQLVQLTGYSREELIGHTTAELQLWAEPLERAHVIQEILQQRSLHNEEGLLRTKSGELRTIMVSVDRIQVKATPCLIYVAHDITERKQAEIAQARQYEALQAIFRMTVALSRASSLEELYEQGIDGVQRALKVDRASILLFDEDGVMRFKASRGLSEEYKMAVEGHSPWSRETVNPQPMLVEDVVADPSVAPYRKIFVGEGIAALGFIPLVSAEGLVGKFMLYYDTPHQFTAEEIQIAQTIASHVALMIQRKRAVAMLRHSERQLRTVLDSLPIGVWFTDRTGKTLLANPAAKQIWSNIKHVGLQTQDNPSGWWETLEPVNEPHRWALGHALTTGKSSLNETLDLEGLDGGTKTIRNTTVPVRDESGTVLGAVILNEDLTEIRRIQEALKLTQFSVDHAVEGFFWIGPDARILHVNDAACRMLEYSREELMAMTMHDIDPHFPPELWPAHWEELKQKGSVALESKQWSKTGRVLDMEITVSYLRYTGREYHCAIMRDIGERKKAEQALRESEDRLQRALEASGAGTWRVDLHTGLDTRDTGLNRLLGLPAETTVQPMDEWFTFLHPDDRPAMETAWQSASISGLYEVEHRLIRSDGAIRWVYDRGRFVRDEAGQPLYATGAVIDITERKRVEETLRQREDDLRTALEERERISQDLHDGILQSLYAIGLGLEACKSLQQQRKKTAKAITQALDQAVGQLNTVMGEVRNFIAGLDSDVLQSGKFSIALCAMIQMLVANHPMRCHLAIDETTVCRLSTEQALHMMNIIREAISNGLRHGHATKATVSLKPLARSIRLTIRDNGEGFEPADAHSLGHGLSNMRARAKKMGGHFTIQSAPDRGTRVTIDLPQETCHDNVKNQTDSAVARR